Proteins encoded together in one Fibrobacter sp. UWB10 window:
- a CDS encoding flavin reductase family protein, which translates to MRKDLGVKAYLYPQPTLVIATYNEDGSTNAMVAAWGSISDTNQVAIYVAHSHKTMPNILARKAFTVSMATAKNIKAIDYLGVTSGNKVADKFAHSGLTSVKSAHVDAPLIAELPLALECKFVSYNEDSELLLGEIVNVSVDDSVLDESGKLSVEKLAPVCYDSAGHGYYVMERRVGNAFSDGKLL; encoded by the coding sequence ATGCGCAAAGATCTCGGTGTTAAAGCTTACTTGTACCCGCAGCCTACATTGGTGATTGCGACGTATAACGAAGACGGTTCTACGAATGCCATGGTAGCCGCTTGGGGCTCTATCAGCGACACGAACCAGGTCGCCATTTACGTGGCTCACAGCCATAAGACCATGCCGAATATTCTTGCGCGCAAGGCTTTTACCGTCAGCATGGCGACGGCCAAGAACATCAAGGCGATTGATTACCTGGGCGTGACCTCAGGCAACAAGGTCGCCGACAAGTTTGCTCATTCCGGCTTGACCTCTGTCAAGAGCGCTCATGTGGATGCTCCGCTGATTGCTGAACTCCCGCTCGCATTGGAATGCAAGTTCGTAAGCTACAATGAAGATTCGGAACTTTTGCTCGGCGAAATCGTGAATGTGTCTGTCGACGATTCCGTACTCGATGAATCCGGCAAACTTTCTGTAGAAAAGCTCGCTCCCGTGTGCTACGACTCTGCGGGTCATGGCTATTATGTCATGGAGCGCCGTGTGGGTAACGCCTTTAGCGACGGAAAATTGCTTTAA